The following is a genomic window from Ethanoligenens harbinense YUAN-3.
GGCACACGGATACAACGCTTTTGTACTGAATTATTCCGTGGCGCCGATACGCTGGCCGACTGCCCTGCTGGAACTGGCGGCGGGCGTGGCTCTGCTTCGTAAGCGCGCCGCGCAGTTTCATGTGGACAAGGGTGCACTGAGCGTGGCAGGGTTTTCCGCCGGGGGACATCTGGCCGCCTGTCTGGGCACATTTTGGCGACAGCACTGGCTGTCTGCGCAGCTTGGCCTGCATCCGGACGACATCCGCCCAAACGCGCTCATTCTATCCTATCCGGTCATTTCCTTCACACAGTTCGCACACGCGAAATCCTGTGCAAGCCTTTTGAGCGATGATGCGGAAGACGCGCAAAAAAAACGTCTTTCTCTGGAAAACCAGGTGACACCGGACACACCGCCCACTTTCCTGTGGCACACTGCCGCCGACCAATCGGTCCCGGTCGAAAATTCCCTGTTGTTTGCAGGTGCTCTGCGAAAACACCATGTGCCGCTTGAACTGCACATCTATCCCGAAGGTGGACATGGCCTGTCACTGGCTACCACGGAAACCGCGCGGGGAGATCCAACACGCATCGATCCGCATTGTGCCACTTGGTTTGCCCTTTGCGACCAATGGCTGCACCTGATGTTCCTTTCACATTTTTTATAATCAACATGGGGGCGTAAAGGTTTCGACGGGGGTACGGAAACAAAGTAAGCGAGCAGCGGTGCGGTACCGCTATAAACCTCCGCATGCATTTTAAATGCGAAAGATAATGTTATCCGCGTCAACTTCGGTCGTTCCGAGGAGGCGCTTGCTGCTTAATTAAAGCAGCACGTTCAGCCTGAGAGTACCGCGGCCTAGGATCTGAACGTCATTTAGCGGTGAACGCATCCGTCAGTTGCCCTTGCAGCGGATGTGTATTTAAGGGCTGCCAATGCGCATAGCCTGCCGTTTGGGGATGCACTGCGGGACTATTTAAATAAGCGGCTGCGCTCGGAGAAAACTTTGTGAATGTGCTTTCGGACAGGGGTTCAACTCCCCTCGCCTCCACCAACTTTAACACTGTCCACTGTTAGGACTGTGTCAAAATGATCGTCGTACACTTCGACCCGCTTTACAAAAGCATCGACAAGGTCCTGTAAGGACGCTGTATCTGCATGTTCAAGGCTTTTCTGCCTGGCATGCAGATATTTTTTTATCTCCTCTTTGCCGCCGTCCCCCGCATCCAACTGCTCGTAAACCACGATCTGCTTGTCCAGTGCGTCCGCTTCGTCCTGCATTGGGTTGACTTTGGCCTTGAGGGTATCTTTGTCTATGCCGTCCTCAAGGTACAAATCCAGCAGCTTGCTGATTTTCGCCTTGAGTTCTGCCGACCGCTTTTTCAGTTCCGGAAGTGCGACACCTCGCTGCCGTTCCTGCTTTTGCTTTTCGGTCACAACGATATTAGCTATATTCTCGATCTGATCGTCTGTAAGCAGCTTGTCCCGTATCTGATCGAGCACATACTGCTCAATGGCGGTCTGGCGGATTGCTTTGCCGGTGCACTTCTTTTGCCGGGCGTTCGTGCACTGGTACTGGTAGTACCGCTTGCCGCCCCGGCCGCCGACATACCCGGCCCCGACATATGGCGCGCCG
Proteins encoded in this region:
- a CDS encoding alpha/beta hydrolase, which gives rise to MQYEIIRLREVFPVLAAEPLDDLRIQREAYSLQAGLTGSRAAYREPTLTAYCPDNAEELGPNHTRPSVLICPGGSYQFVSFREAEPVALAFMAHGYNAFVLNYSVAPIRWPTALLELAAGVALLRKRAAQFHVDKGALSVAGFSAGGHLAACLGTFWRQHWLSAQLGLHPDDIRPNALILSYPVISFTQFAHAKSCASLLSDDAEDAQKKRLSLENQVTPDTPPTFLWHTAADQSVPVENSLLFAGALRKHHVPLELHIYPEGGHGLSLATTETARGDPTRIDPHCATWFALCDQWLHLMFLSHFL
- a CDS encoding zinc ribbon domain-containing protein; this translates as MPRQSNDRVYILSGKIFCGECGAPYVGAGYVGGRGGKRYYQYQCTNARQKKCTGKAIRQTAIEQYVLDQIRDKLLTDDQIENIANIVVTEKQKQERQRGVALPELKKRSAELKAKISKLLDLYLEDGIDKDTLKAKVNPMQDEADALDKQIVVYEQLDAGDGGKEEIKKYLHARQKSLEHADTASLQDLVDAFVKRVEVYDDHFDTVLTVDSVKVGGGEGS